In one Aromatoleum aromaticum EbN1 genomic region, the following are encoded:
- a CDS encoding ATP-binding protein codes for MKIKALYFQDAGPLGDQTISLANDWDDSIEARALLSGPNGCGKSTLLRAVAMLWEALGYWLDHRKALPRNHAAREWLQRWGGCAVVLEGLPTAGQEVGLVFGELSWCHALQAELAEVVWIGEGVARTGKPGNPKRELLMPRQPWLQTWSEARKKMILSFDKVDFPNVIFLDAEERRWVPARRNVGEHIAENPGRRWLTKHVASEDWKDQLEASLITLKTTQLHKYHEVIRLLNGFLSGKEIEPDIQPGEGRLRVKLKGRRAQFHTLDELSAGEHQVLILLYLLSRWAEKGAVVLIDEPDLYLHPSLVAGMLSSLEKLVSDLGGQLIISSHLPEVWQRYEASGKRIELGGEQ; via the coding sequence ATGAAGATCAAGGCGCTTTACTTTCAGGACGCCGGCCCATTGGGTGATCAGACCATTAGTCTGGCGAACGATTGGGATGACAGCATTGAGGCCCGGGCGCTGCTTTCGGGGCCCAACGGTTGTGGCAAATCCACCTTGCTGCGGGCAGTTGCCATGCTGTGGGAGGCGTTGGGCTATTGGCTCGACCATCGCAAGGCGCTGCCAAGAAACCACGCGGCGCGGGAATGGCTGCAGCGCTGGGGCGGTTGTGCCGTGGTGCTGGAGGGCTTGCCGACCGCTGGCCAGGAGGTGGGGCTGGTGTTCGGGGAGCTGAGCTGGTGTCACGCTCTGCAGGCGGAACTGGCCGAGGTGGTCTGGATCGGCGAAGGCGTGGCGCGAACGGGCAAGCCGGGCAACCCCAAGCGCGAACTGCTGATGCCCAGACAGCCCTGGCTGCAGACGTGGTCCGAGGCCAGAAAGAAGATGATCCTGAGCTTCGACAAGGTCGACTTCCCCAATGTGATCTTTCTGGATGCGGAGGAGCGGCGCTGGGTGCCTGCACGACGCAATGTGGGGGAGCACATCGCCGAGAATCCGGGGCGACGCTGGCTGACGAAGCACGTGGCGAGTGAGGACTGGAAGGACCAACTTGAAGCCTCGCTGATCACCTTGAAGACCACTCAGCTGCACAAGTATCACGAGGTGATCCGACTGCTGAACGGCTTTCTGTCGGGCAAGGAGATCGAGCCGGATATTCAGCCCGGTGAAGGCCGGCTGCGGGTGAAGCTGAAGGGGCGCAGGGCTCAGTTTCATACCCTGGATGAGTTGAGTGCGGGCGAGCACCAGGTGCTGATCCTCCTTTATCTGCTTTCGCGCTGGGCGGAGAAGGGTGCCGTGGTGCTGATCGACGAGCCGGATCTCTATCTTCACCCGTCTTTGGTGGCTGGCATGTTGTCGAGCTTGGAGAAGCTCGTCAGCGATCTGGGCGGGCAACTGATCATCAGCTCCCATCTGCCCGAGGTATGGCAGCGCTATGAGGCCTCGGGCAAACGCATCGAGCTCGGAGGTGAGCAGTGA